In Heterodontus francisci isolate sHetFra1 unplaced genomic scaffold, sHetFra1.hap1 HAP1_SCAFFOLD_51_2, whole genome shotgun sequence, a single window of DNA contains:
- the LOC137363031 gene encoding histone H2A-like — protein sequence MSGRGKTGGKARAKAKSRSSRAGLQFPVGRVHRLLRKGNYAERVGAGAPVYLAAVLEYLTAEILELAGNAARDKKSRIIPRHLQLAVRNDEELNKLLGGVTITQGGVLPDIQAVLLPK from the coding sequence atgtctggaagaggaaagaccggcgggaaagctcgggccaaggccaagtctcgctcctcccgggctggcctgcagttcccagtgggccgtgttcacaggctcctgagaaagggtaactatgctgagcgtgtgggtgccggagccccggtctatctggctgctgtgctcgagtatctgaccgctgaaatcctcgagctggctggcaatGCGGCCCgggacaagaagagccgcatcatccccagacacctgcaactggccgtccgcaacgacgaggagctcaacaagctgctgggaggggtgactatcactcagggcggggtgctgcctgatatccaggccgtgctgctgcccaag